The following coding sequences are from one Capsicum annuum cultivar UCD-10X-F1 chromosome 3, UCD10Xv1.1, whole genome shotgun sequence window:
- the LOC107864422 gene encoding ribosome biogenesis protein NSA2 homolog, whose product MPQGDYIELHTKRYGRRHDHFERKRKKEAREVHKRSQIAQKTLGIKGKMLAKKRYAEKAQMKKTLAMHEESSARRKVDDDVHEGAVPAYLMDRETTTRAKILSNTIKQKRKEKAGKWEVPLPKVRPVAEDEMFRVIRSGKRKTKQWKRMVTKATFVGQGFTRKPPKYERFIRPSGLRFTKAHVTHPELKCTFNLEIIGVKKNPNGPMYTSLGVMTKGTIIEVNVSELGLVTPAGKVVWGKYAQVTNNPENDGCINAVLLV is encoded by the exons ATG CCTCAGGGAGATTATATAGAGCTGCATACGAAGAGGTATGGCCGTCGCCATGATCACTTCGAGCGTAAACGTAAGAAGGAAGCTCGTGAAGTTCACAAGCGATCTCAAATTGCTCAAAAG ACATTGGGTATCAAGGGTAAGATGCTTGCTAAGAAGCGGTATGCTGAAAAGGCTCAGATGAAGAAAAC ATTGGCTATGCATGAAGAGTCATCAGCCCGACGTAAGGTTGATGATGATGTGCATGAAGGTGCTGTCCCCGCATATCTGATGGATCGTGAAACTACCACAAGAGCCAAG ATTCTCAGCAACACAATAAagcaaaagagaaaagagaaagctGGAAAATGGGAGGTGCCTCTGCCTAAG GTTAGGCCTGTGGCCGAGGATGAGATGTTCAGAGTGATAAGATCTGGCAAAAGGAAGA CCAAGCAGTGGAAGAGAATGGTTACAAAAGCCACCTTCGTTGGACAAGGGTTTACCAGGAAACCTCCAAAGTATGAACGGTTCATCCGCCCTTCTGGCTTACGTTTCACTAAAGCCCACGTGACGCACCCTGAACTTAAATGTACGTTCAATCTTGAGATCATTGGGGTGAAGAAAAATCCTAATGGTCCAATGTATACGTCACTAGGTGTTATGACTAAAGGAACCATCATTGAG GTTAATGTCAGTGAACTTGGTCTTGTCACTCCTGCTGGAAAAGTTGTTTGGG GGAAATATGCTCAAGTGACGAATAATCCTGAAAATGACGGTTGTATCAATGCAGTTCTCCTCGTGTAG